Genomic window (Caldinitratiruptor microaerophilus):
GGGTCGACCAGACCCGGTGCCCCGAGTTGCCCGAGGCGCTGCTCGAGGCGCCTGCGGTACTCCTCCACCACGGCGGGCGCCCGACCGGCGATCTCGCCCACGGCCTCCTCGATGCGGCCCAGCCGCTCCCCGAGGTCAGCCGCCAGCGCCGCACCCTCCCGCTCCCGCATGGCGACCAGGGCGGAGACTGCGGCCCGCAGCGCCTCGCTCAGTGTGCCCCACACCAGATCCTTCGGAATGTCGGGCTGGTCAACGATCAGGACGTCCGGCAGTCTCAACAGAATGTCTGCGGTTAGCTCCAGTTTCCTTCCGATGACGTCCGATAGCTCTCTCAGCGCACTATCATACGCGAGCGCCAGTTCCCTGTCAACCAAGATCCGGGGGCGGGCCGCCCCAGCCGGGCGCCAGTCGACGGCCACCTCGACCCGGCCCCGGCGGACCTCCTCCTGGATCAGCCGGCGGGCGTCGTCCTCCAGGGCCACGAGGGGTCGCGGCAGCCGCAGCACGATCTCGGCGTAGCGGTGGTTCACCGCCCGCAGCTCGGCCGTGAAGCGCCCGGCCGGGCCCTCCGCCTCGCCGCGGCCGTACCCCGTCA
Coding sequences:
- a CDS encoding YicC/YloC family endoribonuclease, which codes for MTGYGRGEAEGPAGRFTAELRAVNHRYAEIVLRLPRPLVALEDDARRLIQEEVRRGRVEVAVDWRPAGAARPRILVDRELALAYDSALRELSDVIGRKLELTADILLRLPDVLIVDQPDIPKDLVWGTLSEALRAAVSALVAMREREGAALAADLGERLGRIEEAVGEIAGRAPAVVEEYRRRLEQRLGQLGAPGLVDPARLAQEVALFAERADITEEIVRLRSHLDQFRRLLAGVGGPRSEPVGRQMDFLVQEMGREIGTLGAKAQDLAIAGRVLAVRTELEKIREQVQNIE